In one window of Mytilus trossulus isolate FHL-02 chromosome 7, PNRI_Mtr1.1.1.hap1, whole genome shotgun sequence DNA:
- the LOC134725060 gene encoding uncharacterized protein LOC134725060: protein MKCIQYKHDKVNTKTTHSVNIFQKTNLSEETKDILKELFAQGMDSKGITSSALHNKAVERTGLPLQVIKDWIGNYKKVVEGRKYEAQPRTLYLKGMTGYNCFVREKKGKLHTCMLIYIAYRYFNWG, encoded by the exons ATGAAATGTattcaatataaacatgataaagttaaTACTAAAACCACTCACAGtgtaaatatttttcagaaaacaaACTTATCAGAGGAGACCAAGGATATTTTGAAGGAGCTGTTTGCCCAAGGCATGGACTCCAAAGGTATAACAAGCAGTGCGCTGCACAACAAGGCTGTTGAAAGAACAGGACTGCCGTTACAGGTTATCAAg GACTGGATTGGCAATTATAAAAAAGTCGTGGAGGGAAGGAAATATGAAGCACAGCCACGGACATTATACCTCAAAGGAATGACTGggtataattgttttgttagagAGAAAAAAGGTAAactgcatacatgtatgttaatatatatagcCTATCGTTATTTTAACTGGGGCTAA
- the LOC134726396 gene encoding uncharacterized protein LOC134726396, with the protein MKRIHLTTKPPKIKRTVFDGASSKFQTKHVRMTYNGSDVSNSNNINQEVTNQLAQIDYPADQFDFQCEDNVNSNPGRINLTYAEKRKRVMGAWDLLRDKLIETRLEEQSPATHCCCFCESSVDDVIFCQDCGPSAYYCDTCCKRIHQNILFHKPHQWKQTMYVPIQMTNELARKDHICESSYSTSIYAVDVKGLQHTCKIQLCRCEDPAVTFLRYSLWPATPTSPKIGFDLRFMELLSVLQLECCLPAKSFCDALDTMHSNYIKLISNVEKNIYRAVVGDCLTEYNYHRYSLNTRANITESSFATECPICVKV; encoded by the exons ATGAAAAGGATTCACTTAACAACAAAACCACCCAAAATAAAGAGGACTGTTTTTGATGGGGCATCTTCCAAATTCCAAACAAAACATGTCAGGATGACATATAATGGTTCTGATGTTAGTAATAGCAACAATATCAACCAAGAAGTGACTAACCAACTTGCCCAAATAGACTATCCAGCTgaccaatttgattttcaatgtgaag ATAATGTGAACAGTAATCCTGGAAGAATCAATCTTACATACgcagaaaaaaggaaaagggTAATGGGAGCATGGGACTTGCTGAGAGACAAGCTCATTGAAACCAGGTTGGAGGAACAGTCCCCAGCAACTCATTGTTGTTGCTTTTGTGAATCATCTGTTGATgatgttattttttgtcaagATTGTGGTCCCTCAGCATATTACTGTGATACTTGTTGTAAGAGGATTCACCAGAACATTTTGTTCCATAAACCACACCAGTGGAAG CAAACCATGTATGTACCTATTCAAATGACTAATGAACTTGCCAGGAAAGACCACATTTGTGAATCATCATACTCTACTTCCATATATGCTGTTGATGTAAagg gtttacaacatacatgtaaaatcCAGCTATGCAGATGTGAAGATCCTGCTGTCACTTTTTTGCGTTACAGCTTATGGCCAGCTACACCTACAAGCCCTAAAATTGGCTTTGATCTCAGATTTATGGAGCTATTGTCTGTTTTGCAACTTGAGTGCTGTTTACCTGCAAAATCTTTTTGTGATGCTTTAGATACTATGCACTCTAACTACATCAAATTAATCTCCAACGTT gaaaaaaacatatatagagCTGTGGTTGGTGATTGCCTCACTGAGTACAATTACCATAGGTATTCACTGAATACCCGAGCAAACATAACAGAATCTTCTTTTGCCACAGAATGTCCGATATGTGTTAAG gtgtaa